A part of Oncorhynchus masou masou isolate Uvic2021 chromosome 30, UVic_Omas_1.1, whole genome shotgun sequence genomic DNA contains:
- the chodl gene encoding chondrolectin isoform X1 produces the protein MKSSKKSADQNILRVLCGVMVMASSGHGARVVSGQTVCQGGEEHPCYKIAYFREMTSRIAFSEARKACEMDGGSLLSVESAAEQRHIEHLLQELRTSSTGAGTETGEGAGTGNGGIADGDFWIGLMRTEGEHTQENGGFASCPDLYLWTDGSVSQFRNWYFDEPSCGGEACVVMYHQPTALHGLGGAYMYQWNDDRCNMKHNFICKYEPESRLGKEQGDRPGARDPVPDVAVVQADEVKQSGPSEDDAPHVVIAGSSGMLLVYVIIPTIPLLLLILVASGTCCFQMFSKSKPRTKTSINHQSTLWISKTPKTDSMEV, from the exons ATGAAATCATCGAAGAAGAGCGCGGATCAGAATATCCTGAGAGTTCTATGCGGAGTGATGGTCATGGCCTCCAGCGGTCACGGCGCAAGAGTTGTCAGTG GTCAGACGGTGTGTCAGGGAGGGGAGGAGCATCCATGCTATAAGATCGCCTACTTCCGGGAAATGACCAGCCGGATTGCATTCAGCGAGGCCAGAAAGGCATGTGAGATGGACGGAGGGTCGTTGCTGAGTGTAGAGAGTGCTGCGGAGCAGAGACACATAGAACACCTgctacag GAGCTTCGGACCTCCTCAACAGGAGCAGGGACAGAAACGGGGGAAGGAGCAGGTACCGGTAATGGAGGAATAGCAGACGGTGATTTCTGGATCGGGCTGATGAGGACAgaaggagaacacacacaggaaaacgGCGGCTTCGCctcctgtcctgacctctacctCTGGACCGATGGGAGTGTGTCCCAATTCAG GAACTGGTATTTTGACGAGCCGTCGTGTGGAGGGGAGGCGTGTGTAGTGATGTACCACCAGCCTACAGCGCTCCACGGGCTGGGCGGGGCCTACATGTACCAGTGGAATGATGACAGGTGCAACATGAAGCACAACTTCATCTGCAAGTACGAACCAG AGAGCCGTCTGGGGAAGGAGCAGGGGGACAGGCCTGGAGCTCGTGACCCAG TCCCAGATGTGGCGGTGGTGCAGGCAGATGAGGTCAAACAATCCGGACCAAGTGAGGACGACGCCCCACATGTAGTCATAGCTGGATCCTCAG GTATGCTGCTGGTTTATGTAATCATCCCCACCATCCCTCTGCTGCTGCTCATCCTGGTGGCTTCTGGGACTTGCTGTTTCCAGATGTTTAGTAAGAG CAAACCACGGACCAAAACCAGCATTAATCACCAATCAACGCTCTGGATCTCCAAGACACCCAAGACAGACAGCATGGAAGTATGA
- the abcc13 gene encoding LOW QUALITY PROTEIN: ATP-binding cassette sub-family C member 3 (The sequence of the model RefSeq protein was modified relative to this genomic sequence to represent the inferred CDS: inserted 1 base in 1 codon): MSGHYIWSWYHSSLIGCPLDYAFVLMMEVPELWIGVVPGEGDIQQHNHPDGAENRVVSAGHRRGLQLSDLCCLGDEDSAQSLCSALQQQQQHRTTEGRSHSQESGEEESLGGNTSHPGVHLSGPALLCHLYGWLRPSLLQVTLLRMTSDLLALLPPQALRCGILYCENQPVFDWSGLTHALALLAAVVCHALVQQVCERHSRMTEVRVQTALTGALYKQALSRCSIPGCLPSPAPSLTPLRADIGRLSELPVSLSALWSSWVQGTVCVCLLWRELGPSSLAGLAVLLLLVPLTSAVQRRARLLQRSQESVRGERQQLVQEMLNGIKVLKLLVLEAWFQCRVGIAREKELETLRILGFLTAFSLLDRVCVPFLVCVSSLGVYVLVDDGNVLTASQVFTCVCLFTLLRSPFNLLPSLALHLTQVCVCVVGVCQTGLLAVWTRQAKELQGLEEWRELRDSRLSVYAVLGLLQALSVCCVALAVTGGSLKASASLHSELLFARLRLPLRFYQITPSSLVLRSLSQEMYVIDELVPANLLSWLSCWLQVFVTVLLIGYISPLFILIVPVLTYLFLTIQSHRDEVTSGSHEDPLTRCYGALNENLVCRYNCILLDRWVSVWLDAFAGLVLFLVSVTLLDSEVDPSTVGLVLTYTLSLREVLHLLVQASCGVESSAGAIQKMDQHAHMEREPPWSVPCRAPPSWPKEGVVEFRSYETELNPSPAELSFCTRTREKVSVVSRSGAELDAITSSLFRLVEGRRGVLMIDGVDISSVGLHDLRSRLAVITRVPTLFSCSLRSNLDPWGCHGDAQVWQALERCHLKERVSLLPGQLLYPLHHGGAGLSSSERRLLCVCRALLKGCVVLVVEDPVPPVDVHTERLLQSIIHTHFSHCTGLYLTQNPGNVTHTDRVLVLDXGRVAEFDCASALLQRGALFSQLLSETHRNQDTEEE; the protein is encoded by the exons ATGAGTGGGCACTATATCTGGAGCTGGTATCACTCCTCTCTGATCGGATGTCCGCTCGACTACGCCTTCGTCCTAATGATGGAGGTGCCTGAGTTGTGGATAGGCGTTGTTCCTGGTGAGGGAGATATTCAACAGCATAATCACCCAG ATGGGGCGGAAAACAG AGTCGTTTCAGCGGGCCATAGGAGGGGGCTACAGCTGTCGGACCTGTGTTGCCTTGGCGATGAGGACTCAGCCCAGAGTTTATGCTCAGCcctccagcagcagcagcagcaccggACGACAGAGGGACGGAGTCATAGCCAAGAGTCAGGAGAGGAGGAGTCACTGGGTGGAAACACCTCCCACCCAGGTGTTCACCTGTCTGGCCCCGCCCTGCTGTGTCATCTGTATGGGTGGCTCCGCCCCTCACTGCTCCAGGTAACCCTGCTGAGGATGACCTCTGACCTACTGGCCCTCCTGCCCCCTCAGGccctcag GTGTGGTATTCTCTACTGTGAGAACCAGCCTGTCTTTGATTGGTCTGGACTTACCCATGCCCTGGCACTATTGGCTGCTGTAGTGTGCCACGCCCTGGTCCAGCAGGTGTGTGAGCGTCACAGCAGGATGACTGAGGTCAGAGTTCAGACAGCGCTGACTGGAGCCTTGTATAAACAG GCCCTGTCCCGGTGCAGTATTCCTGGGTGTCTACCCTCCCCTGCCCCATCGTTAACCCCACTCCGGGCTGACATTGGAAGGTTATCAGAGCTCCCAGTCTCCCTGTCTGCCCTGTGGTCTTCCTGGGTgcaggggacagtgtgtgtgtgtctgctgtggaGAGAGCTGGGTCCCTCTTCTCTGGCGGGACTGGCTGTATTGTTACTGCTGGTACCGCTCACCTCTGCTGTACAACGCAGGGCAAGACTATTACAG AGAAGCCAGGAGAGCGTGAGGGGAGAACGACAGCAACTCGTGCAGGAGATGCTGAACGGAATCAAAGTCT TGAAGTTGTTGGTCTTGGAGGCGTGGTTCCAGTGCAGAGTGGGCATTGCCAGAGAGAAGGAGCTGGAGACGCTGAGGATTCTGGGATTCCTGACGGCCTTCTCCCTATTGGACCGCGTCTGCGTGCCTTTCCTG gtgtgtgtgtccagtttgGGTGTGTATGTGCTGGTGGATGATGGTAACGTTCTGACAGCATCTCAGGTGTTCACCTGTgtttgtctgttcacactgctacgcTCACCTTTTAACCTACTGCCCTCCCTGGCACTGCAcctcacacag gtgtgtgtttgtgtggtgggtgtgtgtcagACCGGTCTGTTAGCCGTGTGGACCAGACAGGCTAAAGAACTACAGGggctggaggagtggagagaactACGAGACTCACGACTATCTGTCTACGCTGTACTGGGGCTgctgcaag CTCTGTCCGTGTGCTGTGTAGCATTAGCAGTAACTGGTGGTTCTCTGAAGGCGTCTGCCAGTCTCCACTCTGAGCTGCTCTTTGCTCGGCTCCGCCTTCCTCTCAGATTCTACCAGATCACGCCCTCTTCTCTGGTCCTGCGCAGCCTATCACAG gagatGTACGTGATTGACGAGCTAGTCCCCGCCAACCTCCTCTCCTGGCTCTCCTGTTGGCTGCAGGTGTTTGTGACAGTGCTGCTGATTGGCTACatctcccctctcttcatcctGATAGTTCCGGTGCTGACTTACCTCTTCCTCACAATACAG TCACACAGGGATGAGGTCACCAGTGGTAGTCATGAAGACCCCTTGACCCGTTGCTATGGTGCCCTCAACGAGAACCTGGTGTGTCGCTACAACTGCATTTTATTGGACAG gtgggtGTCAGTGTGGTTGGATGCCTTTGCAGGACTGGTTCTGTTCCTGGTCTCTGTGACTCTACTGGACTCTGAGGTAGACCCCAGTACTGTAGGACTGGTCCTGACTTACACCCTCAGCCTGAGAGAGGTTCTTCATCTCCTGGTCCAAGCAAGCTGTGGCGTAGAGAGCAGTGCTGGTGCCATCCAGAAGATGGACCAACATgcacacatggagagagag ccCCCCTGGTCTGTGCCCTGTAGAGCACCCCCGAGCTGGCCAAAGGAGGGAGTGGTGGAGTTCAGGAGCTATGAGACGGAGCTTAACCCATCACCCGCTGAACTGTCTTTCTGCACCCGGACCAGAGAGAAG GTTAGTGTGGTGAGCAGATCAGGAGCAGAGCTGGACGCTATAACCAGTTCTCTCTTCCGATTGGTGGAGGGCAGAAGGGGCGTGTTGATGATTGACGGGGTGGACATCTCTAGTGTGGGACTCCACGACCTTCGCAGTCGGTTGGCGGTCATAACTCGGGTTCCAACCCTGTTCTCCTGTTCACTGCGCTCCAACCTGGACCCCTGGGGTTGCCATGGGGATGCCCAAGTGTGGCAGGCACTGGAGAGGTGTCACCTGAAGGAAAGGGTCAGCTTGCTGCCAGGACAGCTCCTCTACCCACTACACCACGGAGGGGCCGGGCTCAG ctccagtgagaggaggctgctgtgtgtgtgtcgtgccCTGTTGAAGGGTTGTGTTGTCCTGGTAGTGGAGGACCCTGTTCCCCCTGTAGACGTCCACACTGAGAGGCTGCTCCAgagcatcatacacacacacttctcccacTGCACCGGGCTGTATCTAACACAGAACCCTGGGAAcgtcacacacactgacag GGTGTTGGTGTTAG GGGGGCGTGTGGCTGAGTTTGACtgtgcctctgctctcctccagaGGGGGGCACTGTTCTCCCAGCTGCTCTCTGAGACACATAGAAACCAAGACACAGAAGAAGAGTGA
- the chodl gene encoding chondrolectin isoform X2 — MTDGESEGRVDNFYFISGQTVCQGGEEHPCYKIAYFREMTSRIAFSEARKACEMDGGSLLSVESAAEQRHIEHLLQELRTSSTGAGTETGEGAGTGNGGIADGDFWIGLMRTEGEHTQENGGFASCPDLYLWTDGSVSQFRNWYFDEPSCGGEACVVMYHQPTALHGLGGAYMYQWNDDRCNMKHNFICKYEPESRLGKEQGDRPGARDPVPDVAVVQADEVKQSGPSEDDAPHVVIAGSSGMLLVYVIIPTIPLLLLILVASGTCCFQMFSKSKPRTKTSINHQSTLWISKTPKTDSMEV, encoded by the exons AtgacagatggagagagtgagggaagagtGGACAACTTTTATTTCATTAGTG GTCAGACGGTGTGTCAGGGAGGGGAGGAGCATCCATGCTATAAGATCGCCTACTTCCGGGAAATGACCAGCCGGATTGCATTCAGCGAGGCCAGAAAGGCATGTGAGATGGACGGAGGGTCGTTGCTGAGTGTAGAGAGTGCTGCGGAGCAGAGACACATAGAACACCTgctacag GAGCTTCGGACCTCCTCAACAGGAGCAGGGACAGAAACGGGGGAAGGAGCAGGTACCGGTAATGGAGGAATAGCAGACGGTGATTTCTGGATCGGGCTGATGAGGACAgaaggagaacacacacaggaaaacgGCGGCTTCGCctcctgtcctgacctctacctCTGGACCGATGGGAGTGTGTCCCAATTCAG GAACTGGTATTTTGACGAGCCGTCGTGTGGAGGGGAGGCGTGTGTAGTGATGTACCACCAGCCTACAGCGCTCCACGGGCTGGGCGGGGCCTACATGTACCAGTGGAATGATGACAGGTGCAACATGAAGCACAACTTCATCTGCAAGTACGAACCAG AGAGCCGTCTGGGGAAGGAGCAGGGGGACAGGCCTGGAGCTCGTGACCCAG TCCCAGATGTGGCGGTGGTGCAGGCAGATGAGGTCAAACAATCCGGACCAAGTGAGGACGACGCCCCACATGTAGTCATAGCTGGATCCTCAG GTATGCTGCTGGTTTATGTAATCATCCCCACCATCCCTCTGCTGCTGCTCATCCTGGTGGCTTCTGGGACTTGCTGTTTCCAGATGTTTAGTAAGAG CAAACCACGGACCAAAACCAGCATTAATCACCAATCAACGCTCTGGATCTCCAAGACACCCAAGACAGACAGCATGGAAGTATGA